In one Janibacter cremeus genomic region, the following are encoded:
- a CDS encoding pyridoxamine 5'-phosphate oxidase family protein — MTTTEQPRRDAAATDHRGLGVLAHQDCLRRIASTPIGRIAFHDAGETVILPVNHVVDGGSIAFRARWDSSLASAVNQTSVAFEVDEFDALEGTGWSVLVKGVASTVYDEEASERFEKLLGDQWDEQPEGTFWTSIRPDEISGREMRVSRRECGCC; from the coding sequence ATGACAACCACCGAGCAGCCACGGCGGGATGCCGCCGCCACGGACCACCGCGGGCTGGGGGTGCTGGCCCACCAGGACTGCCTGCGCCGGATCGCGTCGACACCGATCGGCCGGATCGCCTTCCACGACGCCGGGGAGACGGTCATCCTCCCGGTCAACCACGTCGTCGACGGCGGCAGCATCGCCTTCCGCGCCAGGTGGGACTCGTCGCTGGCGTCCGCGGTCAACCAGACATCCGTCGCGTTCGAGGTCGACGAGTTCGACGCACTCGAGGGCACCGGGTGGAGCGTGCTGGTCAAGGGCGTCGCGAGCACCGTCTACGACGAGGAGGCCAGCGAGCGCTTCGAGAAGCTGCTCGGCGACCAGTGGGACGAGCAGCCGGAGGGGACGTTCTGGACCTCCATCCGCCCCGACGAGATCAGCGGGCGCGAGATGCGGGTCAGCCGTCGGGAGTGCGGCTGCTGTTGA
- a CDS encoding WhiB family transcriptional regulator — protein sequence MNPFTRRAEETRHWRHDAACFGEDLDLFFPVGVAGPAVWQVGQAKAICEDCPVRAQCLEYALRSGQDHGIWGGLTPQERRELRRADDARGA from the coding sequence TTGAACCCCTTCACCCGGCGGGCTGAGGAGACCCGGCACTGGCGCCACGACGCCGCGTGCTTCGGCGAGGACCTGGACCTGTTCTTCCCGGTCGGCGTCGCGGGCCCGGCGGTGTGGCAGGTCGGTCAGGCCAAGGCGATCTGCGAGGACTGCCCCGTGCGGGCGCAGTGCCTCGAGTACGCCCTGCGGTCCGGGCAGGACCACGGGATCTGGGGCGGTCTGACCCCGCAGGAGCGCCGCGAGCTGCGCCGCGCCGACGACGCCCGCGGGGCCTAG
- a CDS encoding diacylglycerol/lipid kinase family protein, translating to MRSALIINPAKGGWERALEAVTTQAESAGWPTPAVHLTTRAETGRAQAESALAAGAELVVVAGGDGTVRAVAHALAGTGTQLGVVPTGTANLLAHNLDLPSGIEAAAHVAVTGTPRPVDLGLARIDDEAEDHPFVVLAGMGHDAATVAATRPRLKDRIGWPAYLAPAAVSAMRRPVPVTVRHDDEPERDVLAWSVLAANCTRVRAGVLVPGGLVDDGLLDVLEVIVRWPVQWVGVAAKGWGWQRDVSGLRTRPSRELTVTSATPLHVQLDGDVIGPARRMHVRCVHHALSVRTSAPTGPLP from the coding sequence GTGCGCTCCGCCCTCATCATCAACCCGGCGAAGGGGGGATGGGAGCGGGCGCTCGAGGCGGTCACCACGCAGGCGGAGTCGGCCGGCTGGCCCACCCCGGCGGTGCACCTGACCACCCGCGCGGAGACCGGCCGCGCCCAGGCCGAGAGCGCGCTCGCGGCCGGGGCCGAGCTGGTCGTCGTCGCCGGGGGTGACGGCACCGTGCGCGCGGTGGCGCACGCCCTGGCGGGGACGGGCACGCAGCTGGGTGTCGTGCCGACCGGGACGGCCAACCTCCTCGCGCACAACCTCGACCTGCCGAGCGGGATCGAGGCGGCCGCGCACGTCGCGGTGACCGGCACTCCCCGACCCGTCGACCTCGGTCTCGCCCGCATCGACGACGAGGCGGAGGACCATCCCTTCGTCGTCCTGGCGGGGATGGGTCACGACGCGGCGACCGTCGCGGCGACCCGGCCCCGGCTGAAGGACCGCATCGGCTGGCCGGCCTACCTGGCCCCCGCCGCGGTGTCGGCCATGCGCCGACCGGTACCGGTGACGGTGCGCCACGACGACGAGCCGGAGCGGGACGTCCTCGCCTGGAGCGTCCTGGCCGCGAACTGCACGCGCGTGCGCGCCGGCGTGCTGGTGCCGGGCGGCCTCGTCGACGACGGGCTCCTGGACGTGCTCGAGGTGATCGTGCGCTGGCCGGTCCAGTGGGTCGGTGTGGCCGCGAAGGGGTGGGGCTGGCAGCGCGACGTCTCCGGGCTGCGGACCCGGCCCTCGCGCGAGCTGACGGTCACCAGCGCGACACCGCTGCACGTCCAGCTCGACGGGGACGTCATCGGGCCCGCCCGGCGGATGCACGTGCGCTGCGTCCACCACGCCCTGTCGGTGCGCACCTCCGCGCCGACCGGGCCGCTGCCCTAG
- a CDS encoding beta-propeller fold lactonase family protein: MKIKNDPVYVRRRRAVIAVLLVAVLILVLVIGKLLSDDGSAEASPTRASATAEPEATAPAEVESPAPEDSPDAAQGKKADPAESDLVRVQRLTGEMTPKSVVASKKGQVFAQNMMYTHTVSVFTADGSLQKTIGDSVDLAGFGIEGHPGTSQGSPVEMAFSPDGETAWVSNYSMYGEGFLPEGKDACEGPEGISNSYLYKIDTSSLEIVDVIEVGAVPKYVAATPDGSRVLVSNWCSMDLSVIDVEQGDVTSTIPLGGDNPRGIEVSPDSSTAYVALMGDDRTVAVDLASGAVDGDFTVTGDGPRHLVLSPDGTHLYVTNNNDGTVSEVDTATGEVTRVVEVGNQPRSMAMSPDGGALYVVNYSDATMSKVLTEDFEVVQTVKTDPHPIGVTYEPTKERVWVANYGGSIIVFDDSRTAG; the protein is encoded by the coding sequence GTGAAGATCAAGAACGACCCGGTCTACGTCCGGCGGCGGCGCGCCGTCATCGCCGTCCTCCTCGTCGCCGTCCTCATCCTCGTGCTGGTCATCGGCAAGCTGCTCAGCGACGACGGCTCCGCCGAGGCCTCGCCGACGAGGGCGAGTGCGACGGCCGAGCCCGAGGCCACCGCCCCGGCCGAGGTCGAGTCACCTGCTCCGGAGGACTCCCCGGACGCCGCGCAGGGCAAGAAGGCCGACCCGGCCGAGTCCGACCTCGTGCGCGTCCAGCGCCTCACCGGTGAGATGACGCCGAAGTCGGTCGTCGCGTCGAAGAAGGGCCAGGTCTTCGCCCAGAACATGATGTACACGCACACCGTCAGTGTCTTCACCGCCGACGGCTCGCTGCAGAAGACGATCGGTGACTCGGTCGATCTCGCCGGCTTCGGGATCGAGGGCCACCCGGGGACGAGCCAGGGCTCCCCGGTCGAGATGGCCTTCTCCCCCGACGGCGAGACCGCGTGGGTGAGCAACTACTCGATGTACGGCGAGGGCTTCCTGCCCGAGGGCAAGGACGCGTGCGAGGGCCCCGAGGGCATCTCCAACAGCTACCTCTACAAGATCGACACCTCGTCCCTGGAGATCGTCGACGTCATCGAGGTCGGTGCGGTGCCGAAGTACGTCGCCGCCACCCCCGACGGCTCCCGGGTCCTCGTGTCCAACTGGTGCTCGATGGACCTCAGCGTCATCGACGTCGAGCAGGGCGATGTCACCTCGACCATCCCGCTCGGCGGCGACAACCCGCGCGGCATCGAGGTCTCCCCGGACAGCTCCACGGCCTACGTCGCGCTCATGGGCGACGACCGCACCGTCGCGGTCGACCTGGCCTCGGGCGCGGTCGACGGCGACTTCACCGTCACCGGCGACGGGCCACGCCACCTCGTGCTCTCCCCGGACGGCACGCACCTCTACGTCACGAACAACAACGACGGCACCGTCAGCGAGGTCGACACCGCCACGGGTGAGGTCACCCGCGTCGTCGAGGTCGGCAACCAGCCGCGCTCGATGGCGATGAGCCCGGACGGCGGCGCCCTGTACGTCGTCAACTACTCGGACGCCACGATGAGCAAGGTCCTCACCGAGGACTTCGAGGTCGTGCAGACCGTGAAGACGGACCCGCACCCGATCGGCGTCACCTACGAGCCGACCAAGGAGCGGGTCTGGGTCGCCAACTACGGCGGCTCGATCATCGTCTTCGACGACTCGCGTACGGCCGGCTGA
- a CDS encoding ABC transporter permease produces MSASTWTHVSGVGTNLGVQWRTGWKALAAWVLGLYAIVALTAVSITSLYETPAELQTYAASTDTPALRMLNGDVAGLDTIGGVLVNELGFVVAFALPVLAISLTGRGTRREEEAGRLELLLASRMGRQAPLVAAVLLGLAALVALSALTAVTFVAAGADTLGSLLYGLAVLAFGAVFVAMTAVLAQVFGHQRSVWGAGLAIALASYILRGIGAVDGTWLVWLSPHGWYDEVAPFGRPQGTPFVLAAATTLVLLALALRLSAGRDVGGSLLAARTGPHRATPWLRTPVGLAVREHRGATLGWALLVAILMGTYGGLTQTVMDAFANNPELAQFIAGGGEALVEAMAAMFVLMLAMLVVGYVLQSLGSLRKEETSGRLELQLSEARGRVVWLVPHLLVVAVGTLVVGGVGAVTLAVTTAASLEDSSWVGTLVGAGATHLPVVLLFAGLSVVLFGWLPRVQPAVWAAFAVAAVLSYMGPGLDLPQSLIEWSPFGLVGNVPAGDVDVVGSLVAGVGGLLLLALGVLGFTRRDVPRG; encoded by the coding sequence ATGAGCGCCTCGACCTGGACCCACGTCTCGGGGGTCGGCACCAACCTGGGCGTCCAGTGGCGCACCGGGTGGAAGGCCCTGGCCGCCTGGGTGCTCGGCCTCTACGCCATCGTCGCGCTCACGGCGGTCTCGATCACCAGCCTCTACGAGACCCCGGCCGAGCTGCAGACCTACGCCGCCTCGACCGACACCCCCGCGCTGCGGATGCTCAACGGCGACGTCGCCGGCCTGGACACCATCGGCGGGGTCCTGGTGAACGAGCTCGGCTTCGTCGTCGCCTTCGCCCTCCCGGTGCTGGCGATCTCCCTCACCGGTCGCGGGACGCGACGGGAGGAGGAGGCGGGCCGCCTCGAGCTCCTGCTGGCCTCGCGGATGGGTCGGCAGGCCCCACTCGTCGCCGCGGTCCTCCTCGGCCTCGCGGCCCTGGTGGCCCTCAGCGCCCTGACCGCGGTGACCTTCGTCGCCGCGGGTGCAGACACCCTCGGGTCCCTCCTCTACGGTCTGGCCGTCCTGGCCTTCGGGGCCGTCTTCGTCGCGATGACGGCGGTCCTCGCGCAGGTCTTCGGCCACCAGCGCTCGGTGTGGGGCGCCGGCCTCGCGATCGCGCTGGCCTCCTACATCCTCCGCGGTATCGGCGCGGTCGACGGGACGTGGCTGGTGTGGCTCTCGCCGCACGGCTGGTACGACGAGGTGGCGCCCTTCGGCCGGCCGCAGGGAACCCCCTTCGTCCTCGCCGCCGCGACGACCCTCGTCCTGCTGGCCCTCGCCCTGCGCCTGTCCGCCGGGCGCGACGTCGGCGGGTCGCTCCTCGCCGCCCGGACCGGCCCCCACCGGGCGACACCGTGGCTGCGCACCCCGGTCGGGCTCGCCGTGCGGGAGCACCGAGGCGCCACGCTCGGGTGGGCACTGCTCGTCGCGATCCTCATGGGCACCTACGGCGGGCTGACCCAGACGGTCATGGACGCCTTCGCGAACAACCCGGAGCTGGCCCAGTTCATCGCCGGCGGCGGCGAGGCACTCGTGGAGGCGATGGCCGCGATGTTCGTCCTCATGCTCGCGATGCTCGTCGTCGGCTACGTTCTTCAGTCCCTCGGCTCGCTGCGCAAGGAGGAGACGTCCGGGCGCCTCGAGCTGCAGCTGAGCGAGGCCCGCGGTCGCGTCGTCTGGCTGGTGCCGCACCTGCTCGTGGTCGCCGTCGGCACGCTCGTCGTCGGCGGTGTCGGCGCCGTGACGCTCGCCGTCACGACCGCGGCCTCCCTCGAGGACTCCTCGTGGGTCGGCACCCTCGTGGGCGCGGGTGCCACGCACCTCCCGGTGGTCCTGCTCTTCGCCGGACTCTCGGTGGTGCTCTTCGGCTGGCTGCCGCGGGTGCAGCCGGCGGTCTGGGCGGCCTTCGCGGTGGCCGCCGTCCTGTCCTACATGGGCCCGGGGCTCGACCTGCCGCAGTCGCTCATCGAGTGGTCGCCCTTCGGCCTCGTCGGCAACGTGCCGGCGGGGGACGTCGACGTCGTGGGGTCGCTCGTCGCGGGCGTCGGTGGACTGCTCCTCCTCGCTCTCGGGGTCCTCGGCTTCACCCGCCGGGACGTCCCGCGCGGCTGA
- a CDS encoding ABC transporter ATP-binding protein — translation MSTTPLDQIVHAADLHKAYGSTHALDGLDLDVTRGEVHGFLGPNGSGKSTTIRVLLGLTRADSGTVTVLGGDPWHDAVELHRRLAYVPADVILWPGLTGGQCIDILGRAHGGIDERRRGELVERFDLDTRKRTRDYSSGNKQKVSLIAALAADVDLLLLDEPTSGLDPLMEQVFQETVRERVADGTTVLLSSHILGEVEALADRVTIIRSGRTVTTGTLAELRRSTSSQVHAVTDRPLDLGPVPAVTGLVTSTSEGRPEIRCHVDATQIADVVGRVHAAGVHTLTITPPSLDDVFLELYRDTSADEPATQGTPPRLGDHAGGPTTEGEPVR, via the coding sequence ATGAGCACCACCCCGCTCGACCAGATCGTCCACGCTGCGGACCTGCACAAGGCGTACGGCAGCACCCACGCCCTCGACGGGCTCGACCTCGACGTCACCCGCGGGGAGGTGCACGGCTTCCTCGGCCCCAACGGGTCCGGCAAGTCCACGACCATCCGCGTGCTGCTCGGCCTCACCCGCGCCGACAGCGGCACCGTCACCGTCCTCGGCGGCGACCCGTGGCACGACGCGGTCGAGCTGCACCGGCGCCTCGCCTACGTGCCCGCCGACGTCATCCTGTGGCCGGGCCTGACCGGCGGGCAGTGCATCGACATCCTCGGCCGCGCCCACGGCGGCATCGACGAGCGTCGTCGGGGCGAGCTGGTCGAGCGCTTCGACCTCGACACCCGCAAGCGCACCCGCGACTACTCCAGCGGCAACAAGCAGAAGGTCTCGCTCATCGCCGCGCTCGCCGCCGACGTCGACCTGCTCCTCCTCGACGAGCCGACCTCCGGCCTCGACCCGCTCATGGAGCAGGTCTTCCAGGAGACCGTGCGCGAGCGCGTCGCCGACGGCACGACCGTGCTCCTGTCGAGCCACATCCTCGGGGAGGTCGAGGCCCTCGCCGACCGGGTGACCATCATCCGGTCGGGACGGACCGTGACGACCGGGACGCTCGCCGAGCTGCGTCGCAGCACGAGCAGCCAGGTCCACGCCGTGACCGACCGGCCGCTCGACCTCGGCCCGGTCCCCGCCGTCACCGGTCTGGTGACGAGCACCTCCGAGGGGCGTCCGGAGATCCGCTGCCACGTCGACGCGACGCAGATCGCCGACGTCGTCGGCCGGGTCCACGCCGCCGGGGTGCACACCCTGACGATCACCCCGCCGAGCCTCGACGACGTCTTCCTCGAGCTGTACCGCGACACGTCCGCGGACGAGCCCGCCACGCAGGGCACCCCACCGCGTCTGGGTGACCACGCCGGCGGCCCGACCACCGAAGGGGAGCCGGTCCGATGA
- a CDS encoding TetR/AcrR family transcriptional regulator, whose amino-acid sequence MSSVDDRTARARVRDAALELFAEHGEDAVTMRQIAERADVSAALVVHHFGSKAGLREAVVEHVRDRMDELFDLSSDSGLTGEWSSIAEVLQEALPEGSPVIRYLRRLMMTGDPLATELLAAWHRRTVEIFRAWDDAGVLLAGPDPQTRAALAMSADLGTLLLADHWQQVLGYDPLHGDGLARWADEAMRVYAAILPTPDTGTDTTIGAQPPSSKERP is encoded by the coding sequence ATGAGTTCAGTGGACGACCGGACGGCCCGGGCGCGGGTGCGGGATGCAGCGCTCGAGCTCTTCGCCGAGCACGGCGAGGACGCGGTGACGATGCGGCAGATCGCCGAGCGCGCCGACGTGTCCGCGGCGCTCGTCGTGCACCACTTCGGGTCCAAGGCCGGGCTGCGCGAGGCGGTCGTGGAGCACGTCCGCGACCGGATGGACGAGCTCTTCGACCTCTCGAGCGACAGCGGACTGACCGGCGAGTGGTCCTCGATCGCCGAGGTGCTCCAGGAGGCCCTCCCCGAGGGTTCTCCCGTCATCCGCTACCTGCGCCGACTGATGATGACCGGCGACCCGCTCGCCACCGAACTGCTCGCCGCGTGGCACCGACGCACGGTCGAGATCTTCCGCGCCTGGGACGACGCCGGCGTGCTCCTCGCGGGACCCGACCCGCAGACCCGCGCGGCACTGGCGATGTCCGCCGACCTCGGCACCCTCCTCCTCGCCGACCACTGGCAGCAGGTCCTCGGCTACGACCCACTCCACGGCGACGGTCTCGCGCGGTGGGCCGACGAGGCGATGCGCGTCTATGCCGCAATCTTGCCCACACCGGATACAGGGACAGACACCACGATCGGGGCCCAACCCCCTTCGTCGAAGGAGCGACCATGA
- a CDS encoding nucleotidyltransferase family protein: MANVSGLVLAAGAGRRMGMPKALKTDPDGTSWLARAVDVLRDGGCADVTVVLGACGGRAAELVPDVPHLLCADWDEGIGASLAHGLRHLTARPDVDAVLVHLVDLPDVAADVPRRLLAKGAAPADLRRAVYDGVPGHPALIGRDHWAPLLARLVGDRGAGAYLRAQHAHEVECGDLATGHDVDTPVVDTPDTPDAPDARD, translated from the coding sequence ATGGCGAACGTGAGCGGGCTCGTCCTCGCGGCGGGGGCGGGGCGCCGGATGGGGATGCCCAAGGCGCTCAAGACCGACCCGGACGGCACCTCGTGGCTCGCCCGGGCCGTCGACGTGCTCCGTGACGGCGGGTGCGCGGACGTCACCGTCGTCCTCGGCGCCTGCGGGGGCCGGGCTGCCGAGCTCGTCCCCGACGTGCCGCACCTGCTCTGCGCCGACTGGGACGAGGGGATCGGCGCCTCGCTCGCCCACGGCCTGCGCCATCTGACCGCCCGCCCGGACGTCGACGCCGTGCTCGTCCACCTCGTCGACCTGCCCGACGTCGCTGCGGACGTCCCCCGCCGTCTCCTGGCGAAGGGGGCCGCCCCGGCCGATCTGCGCCGCGCCGTCTACGACGGCGTCCCCGGCCACCCGGCGCTCATCGGCCGGGACCACTGGGCGCCCCTGCTCGCACGGCTCGTCGGCGACCGCGGTGCCGGCGCCTACCTGCGGGCTCAGCACGCACACGAGGTCGAGTGCGGCGACCTCGCCACCGGACACGACGTCGACACCCCGGTCGTCGACACCCCCGACACCCCCGACGCCCCCGACGCCCGGGACTGA
- a CDS encoding DHA2 family efflux MFS transporter permease subunit has product MTDSTVRTAPEPLPDNPWPALWALVIGFFMILVDVSIVSIATPALMSSFEAGIEPVLWVTSAYLLAYAVPLLITGRFGDRYGPKRVYLVGLTVFTLASLACGLSPTIHWLVGARVVQGLGASLMTPQTMAVITRTFPPDRRGSAMALWGATAGVAFLVGPLLGGLLLDTLGWEWIFFINVPVGVIGLVMAVRLVPSLRTHAHAMDWVGVVLSAVGLFLVIFGLQEGEGHDWGSIVGPVTVPVLIGAGVLVLAVFIGWQARGPEEPLVPLTLFTDRNFSLSNVAITMMSLAVTAMMFPLLVWLQTVRGFTPTGAAVVIAPQAIASIVLARRVGHLVDRIHPRVLPTLGLGGFAVTLFVLAALMTPDSPLWAVLVAVAFIGITGACVWGPLATTANRNLPLHQAGAGAGIYNATRQVGAVIGSAAIAAVMSARIAVHLGPGAAEQFAGGAEGAAAKGGSGLPPQVAESLSVAFAESMLLPAGVLVIGALAAVALEQMRHTRPR; this is encoded by the coding sequence ATGACGGACAGCACGGTGCGCACGGCACCGGAGCCGCTGCCGGACAACCCGTGGCCCGCGCTGTGGGCGCTGGTCATCGGCTTCTTCATGATCCTCGTCGACGTCTCGATCGTCTCGATCGCGACGCCGGCGCTGATGTCGTCCTTCGAGGCGGGGATCGAGCCGGTGCTGTGGGTGACGAGCGCCTACCTGCTCGCCTACGCGGTACCGCTGCTGATCACCGGGCGCTTCGGCGACCGCTACGGGCCCAAGCGCGTCTACCTCGTCGGCCTGACCGTCTTCACCCTCGCCTCGCTCGCCTGCGGGCTCAGCCCGACGATCCACTGGCTCGTCGGCGCGCGGGTCGTGCAGGGCCTGGGCGCCTCGCTGATGACCCCGCAGACGATGGCCGTGATCACCCGGACCTTCCCACCGGATCGCCGGGGGTCGGCCATGGCCCTGTGGGGCGCCACCGCGGGCGTCGCCTTCCTCGTCGGCCCGCTGCTCGGTGGCCTGCTCCTCGACACGCTGGGGTGGGAGTGGATCTTCTTCATCAACGTCCCCGTCGGTGTCATCGGCCTGGTCATGGCCGTGCGCCTCGTGCCCTCCCTGCGCACCCACGCGCACGCGATGGACTGGGTCGGGGTCGTGCTCTCCGCGGTCGGGCTCTTCCTGGTGATCTTCGGGCTGCAGGAGGGCGAGGGCCACGACTGGGGCAGCATCGTCGGACCGGTCACCGTCCCGGTGCTCATCGGCGCCGGGGTCCTCGTGCTCGCCGTCTTCATCGGCTGGCAGGCGCGCGGGCCGGAGGAGCCGCTCGTGCCGCTCACCCTCTTCACCGACCGCAACTTCTCCCTGTCGAACGTCGCCATCACGATGATGAGCCTGGCCGTCACCGCGATGATGTTCCCGCTCCTCGTCTGGCTGCAGACGGTGCGCGGGTTCACACCGACCGGCGCGGCCGTGGTCATCGCACCGCAGGCGATCGCCTCGATCGTGCTCGCGCGCCGGGTCGGCCACCTCGTCGACCGGATCCACCCGCGGGTGCTGCCCACGCTCGGGCTCGGCGGCTTCGCGGTCACCCTCTTCGTCCTCGCCGCCCTGATGACACCGGACTCCCCGCTGTGGGCGGTCCTCGTCGCCGTCGCCTTCATCGGCATCACCGGAGCCTGCGTCTGGGGCCCGCTCGCGACGACCGCCAACCGCAACCTCCCGCTGCACCAGGCCGGCGCGGGAGCGGGGATCTACAACGCGACCCGGCAGGTCGGGGCGGTCATCGGCTCGGCGGCCATCGCCGCGGTCATGTCGGCCCGGATCGCCGTGCACCTGGGTCCGGGAGCCGCGGAGCAGTTCGCCGGCGGGGCCGAGGGCGCGGCGGCGAAGGGGGGCTCCGGCCTCCCACCGCAGGTCGCCGAGTCCCTGTCGGTCGCCTTCGCCGAGTCGATGCTGCTGCCCGCGGGTGTCCTCGTCATCGGCGCCCTCGCCGCCGTGGCCCTGGAGCAGATGCGCCACACCCGCCCGAGGTGA
- a CDS encoding MGMT family protein: MDEVLVEKVLRAVELVPSGRVISYGDIAALVGTGPRHVGTILREYGSGVAWWRVVNAAGDPPKHKRQKAFDHWRDEDIPIKPNGLGCRIAEQRVDLEELARAHGEAVADLR; encoded by the coding sequence GTGGACGAGGTCCTGGTGGAGAAGGTGCTGCGTGCGGTCGAGCTCGTCCCGTCCGGACGCGTCATCTCATACGGCGACATCGCCGCCCTCGTCGGCACCGGGCCGCGGCACGTCGGCACGATCCTGCGCGAGTACGGCAGCGGCGTCGCCTGGTGGCGGGTGGTCAACGCCGCCGGTGACCCACCGAAGCACAAGCGGCAGAAGGCCTTCGACCACTGGCGCGACGAGGACATCCCGATCAAGCCGAACGGCCTGGGCTGCCGGATCGCCGAGCAGCGCGTCGACCTCGAGGAGCTCGCGCGGGCGCACGGCGAAGCGGTTGCCGACCTGCGCTGA
- a CDS encoding peptidylprolyl isomerase — MTPRLLPLVAAAALVLTGCSGSGNEDGGGTGGGGGGSSTGATECPPADGSAERVTQFEQAPPMCIDESTDYTATLTTDAGDIEVDLLEGKAPRTVNNFVVLARYHYYDGLTFHRVIQDFMAQGGDPSGDGSGGPGYQFDDELPEAGEYEVGSVAMANAGPDTNGSQFFIVTGEAGVGLPPNYSLFGTVTDGMDVVETIEADGSTGEGPPETVHTIESVTITEE; from the coding sequence ATGACCCCTCGCCTGCTCCCCCTCGTCGCTGCTGCCGCCCTCGTCCTCACCGGGTGCAGCGGGTCCGGGAACGAGGACGGCGGCGGCACCGGCGGCGGTGGCGGTGGCAGCAGCACTGGCGCCACCGAGTGCCCGCCGGCCGACGGCAGCGCGGAGCGGGTCACGCAGTTCGAGCAGGCGCCGCCGATGTGCATCGACGAGTCGACGGACTACACGGCGACGCTGACCACCGACGCCGGCGACATCGAGGTCGACCTGCTCGAGGGGAAGGCCCCGAGGACGGTCAACAACTTCGTCGTCCTGGCGCGCTACCACTACTACGACGGGCTGACCTTCCACCGCGTCATCCAGGACTTCATGGCCCAGGGCGGCGACCCCTCCGGTGACGGCAGCGGCGGGCCGGGCTACCAGTTCGACGACGAGCTGCCCGAGGCCGGTGAGTACGAGGTCGGGTCGGTCGCGATGGCCAACGCCGGCCCGGACACCAACGGCTCGCAGTTCTTCATCGTCACCGGCGAGGCGGGCGTGGGCCTGCCGCCGAACTACAGCCTCTTCGGCACGGTCACGGACGGGATGGACGTCGTCGAGACGATCGAGGCGGACGGCTCGACCGGCGAGGGCCCACCGGAGACCGTCCACACCATCGAGAGCGTGACGATCACCGAGGAGTGA
- a CDS encoding NAD(P)H-dependent flavin oxidoreductase encodes MSAFTDTFGIATPIVLAPMAGVAGGRLAHAVSSAGGLGMIGTRGSSSPDWIREQAAIAGEGATPFGIGVMAWVPHLRTQLETILALEGDSRPALVSLSFGGLEEPTRVLREAGFAVACQVGNAADLAAAAAAGADVVVARGGEGGGHGRNEMATEEILALALQETDRPVLAAGGIADAADVSRVMGAGASGAWCGTAFLTCREADSPHAARTAIGRAAYTRYSRVHDVAQGLDWPREFGGRAVATDFVEAWAGREDEMTQEARAEHATGMAEGDTAYTPLYAGVRVDRLGAEVDAADVVSALTPRP; translated from the coding sequence ATGAGCGCCTTCACCGACACCTTCGGCATCGCCACCCCGATCGTCCTGGCACCCATGGCCGGCGTCGCCGGGGGCCGCCTCGCCCACGCGGTCTCCAGCGCCGGTGGGCTCGGGATGATCGGCACCCGCGGCAGCTCCTCGCCCGACTGGATCCGTGAGCAGGCGGCGATCGCGGGGGAGGGGGCCACCCCCTTCGGCATCGGGGTGATGGCCTGGGTGCCGCACCTGCGCACCCAGCTCGAGACGATCCTCGCGCTCGAGGGTGACTCCCGGCCGGCGCTGGTGTCGCTCTCCTTCGGTGGGCTCGAGGAGCCGACCCGGGTGCTGCGGGAGGCCGGGTTCGCCGTGGCCTGCCAGGTCGGCAACGCCGCGGACCTCGCCGCGGCCGCGGCAGCCGGCGCGGACGTCGTCGTGGCCCGTGGGGGCGAAGGGGGCGGACACGGCCGCAACGAGATGGCCACCGAGGAGATCCTCGCGCTCGCGCTGCAGGAGACCGACCGGCCGGTCCTCGCGGCCGGCGGCATCGCGGACGCGGCCGACGTCTCCCGGGTGATGGGCGCGGGGGCGTCCGGGGCGTGGTGCGGCACGGCCTTCCTCACCTGCCGTGAGGCGGACAGCCCGCACGCGGCGCGGACCGCGATCGGCAGGGCGGCGTACACGAGGTACTCCCGCGTCCACGATGTCGCCCAGGGCCTGGACTGGCCGCGGGAGTTCGGTGGCCGGGCGGTGGCGACGGACTTCGTCGAGGCCTGGGCCGGGCGCGAGGACGAGATGACGCAGGAGGCCCGCGCCGAGCACGCCACGGGCATGGCGGAGGGGGACACCGCGTACACGCCGCTCTACGCCGGCGTCCGCGTCGACCGGCTCGGCGCGGAGGTCGACGCGGCCGACGTGGTCTCCGCCCTGACCCCGCGGCCCTGA